A stretch of the Clostridium fungisolvens genome encodes the following:
- a CDS encoding ribose-phosphate pyrophosphokinase, whose translation MNENQIFIHNNGELGLIVLESCKALGQKIDEEIKAKRGVSESFLIPSDEIRFSNGEGKVKLSETVRGKDIYILCDVGNHSCSYNMFGVKTFKGPDEHFQDIKRTVSAIRGKARRITVIMPLLYASRQHRRKGRESLDCALALQELERLGVQEILTFDAHDPNVQNAIPLLSFENFYPTYDILKTFITEEKSAEIDKNKMLVISPDTGAMDRAIYYSSVLGLDVGLFYKRRDHSTIVNGKNPIVKHEYMGRDVEGQDVLIVDDMIASGESVLDIAKELKARKARNVYVAATFAFFTEGAEKFQKFYEDGTITRVYSTNLTYIAPEVQEAEWFKKVDMSQFIARIINRLNGDQSIASYMDATYVISELLKNR comes from the coding sequence ATGAACGAAAATCAAATTTTTATCCACAATAACGGAGAATTAGGTCTTATAGTTTTAGAAAGCTGTAAAGCTTTAGGACAAAAAATTGATGAAGAAATCAAGGCTAAAAGGGGCGTAAGTGAATCTTTTTTAATTCCTTCAGATGAAATACGCTTTTCTAATGGGGAAGGAAAGGTAAAGCTTTCAGAAACAGTTAGAGGTAAAGATATTTACATACTTTGCGATGTTGGTAATCATAGTTGCTCATATAATATGTTTGGAGTAAAAACTTTTAAAGGTCCAGATGAACATTTCCAAGACATAAAAAGAACTGTTTCAGCTATAAGAGGAAAGGCAAGAAGAATAACTGTTATAATGCCACTTCTTTATGCTTCAAGACAACACAGAAGAAAAGGCAGAGAATCACTTGACTGTGCTTTAGCATTACAAGAATTAGAAAGATTAGGAGTTCAAGAAATATTAACATTTGATGCACATGATCCTAATGTTCAAAATGCAATTCCACTTTTATCTTTCGAAAATTTCTATCCTACTTATGACATACTAAAGACTTTTATCACAGAAGAAAAGTCAGCAGAAATAGATAAAAATAAAATGCTAGTAATCAGTCCTGACACAGGAGCCATGGATAGAGCTATATACTATTCAAGTGTGCTAGGTCTAGATGTGGGTCTGTTTTATAAGAGAAGAGACCATTCTACAATAGTTAATGGTAAAAACCCTATAGTAAAACATGAATATATGGGAAGAGATGTTGAGGGTCAGGACGTGCTTATCGTAGATGATATGATTGCATCTGGAGAATCTGTGCTTGATATAGCAAAAGAACTTAAAGCAAGAAAAGCAAGAAATGTTTATGTAGCTGCAACTTTTGCATTCTTTACAGAAGGAGCTGAAAAGTTCCAAAAGTTCTATGAAGATGGTACTATAACAAGAGTTTACTCAACAAACCTTACATATATAGCCCCTGAAGTTCAAGAAGCAGAGTGGTTTAAAAAAGTAGATATGTCTCAATTTATTGCTAGAATAATAAATAGATTAAATGGTGACCAATCTATCGCTTCATACATGGATGCAACATATGTAATATCTGAACTATTAAAAAATAGATAA
- a CDS encoding MATE family efflux transporter, translating to MNLLSLFSDKKFFKDTIKLAFPIALQNFILSSLNLFDNIIIGGLGEVAIASVGLANQMFFLLNLVLFGVVSGASIFTAQYWGKKDLKNIKRVLGICLITAIAVSSVFTIAALLFPKPIMSIFSNDPAVINMGANYLRIICLSYIVTAVSFAYAATLRSLGQVKAPMVVSIIALGINTVLNFTLVYGVAGVHGLGVYGSALGTLIARIIEFILMIFVVYKFKFPLAAKPKELLDLSMEFAKRFFKITIPVILNESFWALGVTIYSVVYAHMGTAIVASTNIVSTIDRLAMVVFLGFGNAAAIMIGQKIGQKDEKTAFLYAKRFIIMNPLLGVIVGLIIYLGAPSILFAYSVSPEVHNYSKSLLHILGIFLCIKVFNYTNVVGILRSGGDTKFCLLLDIGGMWLVGVPLVALAGLYFHMPIDKVYIFVFMEEIAKFFVGFPRIASKKWINNLVVH from the coding sequence ATGAACTTATTATCTTTATTTTCAGACAAAAAGTTTTTTAAAGACACGATAAAGCTAGCCTTCCCAATTGCACTTCAAAATTTTATATTGTCTTCGTTAAATTTATTTGACAATATAATTATTGGAGGATTAGGGGAGGTAGCAATTGCAAGTGTTGGACTAGCTAACCAAATGTTTTTCTTACTAAATCTTGTTTTGTTTGGTGTAGTAAGTGGTGCTTCGATTTTTACAGCGCAATACTGGGGAAAAAAAGACTTGAAAAATATTAAAAGAGTTCTAGGAATTTGTCTTATTACTGCAATAGCAGTATCATCAGTTTTTACAATTGCAGCTTTACTTTTTCCTAAGCCAATTATGAGTATTTTCTCTAATGATCCAGCGGTTATAAATATGGGTGCAAACTATTTAAGAATAATCTGTCTTAGTTATATAGTTACCGCAGTATCATTTGCTTATGCTGCAACCTTAAGAAGTTTAGGACAGGTAAAAGCTCCAATGGTAGTTAGTATTATTGCACTTGGAATAAATACAGTTTTAAATTTCACTCTAGTTTATGGTGTGGCTGGTGTTCATGGACTTGGAGTATACGGATCTGCTTTAGGTACATTGATAGCTCGTATTATAGAATTTATATTAATGATATTTGTTGTATATAAATTTAAATTCCCTCTTGCAGCGAAACCAAAAGAACTATTAGACTTATCTATGGAATTTGCTAAAAGATTCTTTAAGATTACTATCCCAGTTATCTTAAATGAAAGTTTCTGGGCTTTAGGGGTTACTATTTATTCAGTTGTATACGCACATATGGGCACAGCTATCGTTGCTTCTACTAATATTGTAAGCACTATAGATAGACTTGCTATGGTTGTATTTTTGGGATTCGGTAATGCTGCCGCAATCATGATAGGACAGAAGATAGGACAAAAGGATGAAAAAACTGCCTTTCTATATGCTAAGAGATTTATTATAATGAATCCCCTACTTGGCGTTATTGTAGGGCTTATAATATATTTAGGAGCTCCTTCAATTTTGTTTGCTTATAGTGTATCGCCTGAGGTCCACAATTATTCTAAATCCTTGCTTCATATACTTGGGATTTTCCTTTGTATAAAGGTATTCAATTATACAAATGTTGTTGGTATACTTAGAAGCGGTGGAGATACGAAGTTTTGTCTACTACTTGATATCGGTGGAATGTGGCTTGTAGGAGTGCCTTTGGTTGCTCTAGCAGGATTGTACTTCCATATGCCAATAGATAAAGTATATATTTTCGTCTTTATGGAGGAAATAGCAAAATTTTTTGTTGGATTTCCTAGGATTGCATCTAAAAAGTGGATAAACAATCTGGTAGTTCATTAA
- a CDS encoding cytochrome b5 domain-containing protein, with amino-acid sequence MIKKPLNIMCTLVLFLSFTLIGCTKTNESSNKNNTNNSSTTQSIPDKTFTLDELKKYDGQNGNPAYAAVSGIVYDVTNAEDWHNGKHKNGITAGKDLTQEINQAAHGTKVLNNLPIVGKLK; translated from the coding sequence ATGATAAAAAAACCACTTAATATTATGTGTACTCTCGTATTATTTTTATCTTTTACTTTAATTGGATGTACAAAAACAAATGAATCCTCAAATAAAAATAATACAAACAATTCAAGTACTACTCAATCAATACCAGATAAAACCTTTACTTTAGATGAATTGAAAAAGTATGATGGTCAAAATGGAAATCCAGCATATGCCGCAGTGAGTGGTATTGTATATGATGTTACTAATGCTGAGGACTGGCATAATGGTAAGCATAAAAATGGAATCACTGCAGGAAAAGACCTTACGCAAGAAATTAATCAAGCAGCCCATGGAACCAAGGTATTAAATAATTTACCTATAGTAGGAAAGCTTAAATAG
- the rbsK gene encoding ribokinase, producing the protein MKKKKILVIGSLNMDWVIPVNHMPKEGETILAESYIEIPGGKGANQALAVKRLGGSVTMLGMVGDDTIGEKLISNLATEKIDTTKIEEIKQINSGLALIYVSNYGSNSIVVLPGANSRVDKNYIDKNIDVLKDSDIIVLQMEIPEETVYYIIEKAHEMNKIIILNPAPAPEYLKNELYDKIDFLTPNETELEKLTGILVNDINGAIKASKILLSKGIRNIIATLGENGALLVNKDTCVTFRAEKVKAVDTTAAGDCFNGAFAVALGEGYSLEQAIQFANKAASISVTRKGAQPSIPFINEMKSVL; encoded by the coding sequence TTGAAGAAGAAAAAAATATTAGTTATCGGAAGCTTGAATATGGATTGGGTGATACCCGTTAATCATATGCCTAAAGAAGGTGAAACAATATTAGCAGAAAGTTATATAGAAATTCCAGGAGGAAAAGGAGCAAACCAAGCTTTGGCTGTCAAAAGATTAGGTGGGAGTGTTACAATGCTTGGGATGGTAGGTGATGATACTATAGGTGAGAAACTAATATCAAACCTTGCAACAGAAAAAATAGATACAACTAAGATAGAAGAAATTAAACAAATTAATTCTGGTTTAGCGTTAATATATGTAAGTAATTATGGATCAAATAGTATTGTAGTACTTCCAGGAGCAAATTCTAGAGTTGATAAAAATTATATAGATAAAAACATAGATGTATTAAAAGACAGTGATATAATCGTGCTTCAAATGGAAATCCCAGAAGAAACTGTTTATTATATAATAGAAAAAGCTCATGAAATGAATAAAATAATAATATTAAATCCAGCACCTGCACCAGAATATCTGAAGAATGAATTATATGATAAAATTGATTTCTTAACACCTAATGAAACAGAGCTAGAAAAATTAACAGGTATATTAGTAAACGATATTAATGGAGCAATAAAAGCTTCAAAAATACTTTTATCAAAAGGTATAAGGAACATCATAGCTACATTAGGAGAGAATGGGGCTTTACTTGTAAACAAAGATACATGTGTTACTTTTAGAGCAGAAAAAGTAAAAGCTGTTGATACAACGGCGGCAGGTGATTGTTTTAATGGAGCATTTGCAGTTGCCTTGGGTGAAGGATATAGTTTAGAACAAGCTATACAATTTGCAAACAAAGCTGCTTCAATTTCTGTTACCAGAAAAGGAGCGCAGCCTTCTATTCCATTTATAAATGAAATGAAAAGTGTTCTATAA
- a CDS encoding efflux RND transporter periplasmic adaptor subunit: MKKKVIAIVLVAVVVVGGLGYARSRKNTTHFLSVKTASVSTGDIQSYLSTTATIKSKNSKDYYPIQGKVKKVNVKVGDSVTKGQVLVEFDVTDPNISVKQAQINYDNAVLTKQMQVNANNDAKNNMADLDKQIADLNNQINEAKKNPQDVTKIQSLQQQQSTLQSKRDAAKIPYSDEQLKQADNTISLQKIALDTAKDNLSKSQSTIVADFDGVVTALNVAEGAATAAAAQPAITIQDVNNLKAVMSVGKFDAAKIQLGQEAVIKSGDKKLKGKVSFIGPSAKTTASATGTESTLPVEIDILDKPDGLKIDFDTDVDVLLGQVNNVIKVPAESLRTDKNDRNYLYVVSGGKAVEKEVKLGLQSDMEAQVTEGLSNGDKVILNPSSSVKDGVTVKEAGDGK; encoded by the coding sequence ATGAAAAAGAAAGTAATAGCTATAGTATTAGTAGCAGTAGTAGTGGTTGGAGGATTAGGTTATGCTAGAAGTAGAAAAAATACAACACATTTTCTAAGCGTAAAAACTGCAAGCGTATCAACAGGTGATATTCAGTCATATCTTTCAACTACTGCAACTATAAAATCTAAGAATAGTAAAGATTATTATCCAATCCAAGGTAAAGTAAAAAAGGTAAATGTAAAAGTTGGAGATTCAGTAACAAAAGGACAAGTACTTGTGGAATTTGATGTAACCGATCCTAACATAAGTGTAAAGCAAGCTCAAATAAACTACGATAATGCTGTGTTAACTAAACAAATGCAAGTTAATGCAAATAATGATGCAAAGAACAATATGGCTGATCTTGACAAGCAGATAGCAGATTTAAATAATCAGATTAATGAAGCTAAGAAAAATCCTCAAGATGTAACTAAAATACAATCATTACAACAACAACAATCAACTCTTCAATCTAAAAGAGATGCAGCAAAGATTCCTTATTCAGATGAACAGTTAAAGCAAGCAGATAATACTATATCTCTTCAAAAAATTGCATTAGATACAGCTAAAGATAATCTTTCAAAAAGTCAAAGTACAATTGTAGCAGATTTTGATGGAGTAGTGACTGCATTAAATGTTGCAGAAGGTGCAGCTACAGCAGCAGCAGCTCAACCAGCTATAACAATACAGGATGTGAACAATTTAAAGGCTGTAATGTCAGTTGGAAAGTTTGATGCTGCAAAGATTCAACTTGGACAAGAAGCAGTTATAAAAAGTGGAGATAAAAAACTAAAAGGTAAAGTTTCATTTATTGGACCTTCAGCTAAAACTACTGCATCTGCAACTGGAACTGAATCAACACTTCCAGTAGAAATAGACATATTAGATAAACCAGACGGTTTAAAGATCGATTTTGACACAGATGTAGATGTACTTCTTGGACAAGTAAATAATGTAATAAAAGTACCAGCCGAAAGTTTAAGAACTGATAAAAATGATAGAAACTATTTATATGTTGTAAGTGGTGGAAAAGCAGTGGAGAAAGAAGTAAAACTTGGACTTCAATCTGACATGGAGGCACAAGTAACTGAAGGGTTAAGCAATGGAGATAAGGTTATTCTTAATCCAAGCTCAAGTGTTAAAGATGGGGTAACAGTAAAAGAAGCAGGTGATGGTAAGTAA
- a CDS encoding ABC transporter ATP-binding protein — protein MLEVKDIIKKYVNGDINFTALKGINLKIEKGEFTSIMGPSGSGKSTMMNIIGCLDRMDSGTYILNDQNVSNLTDKELAFIRNKEIGFVFQAFNLLPRMTILENVELPMVYAGVPKKVRREKALAALGKVGLGDRVKHKPNEISGGQKQRVAIARAIVNTPAVIMADEPTGNLDTQSSIEIMKIFQDLNNEGATVIMVTHEPDIAQHTKRVVRFKDGLIVDDYLVENRIIL, from the coding sequence ATGCTAGAGGTTAAAGATATAATTAAGAAGTATGTAAACGGAGATATTAATTTTACAGCGCTTAAAGGTATAAACCTTAAAATTGAAAAAGGTGAATTTACTTCTATAATGGGGCCATCAGGCTCTGGAAAATCTACCATGATGAACATAATCGGATGTTTAGATAGAATGGATAGTGGAACATATATTTTAAATGATCAAAATGTATCAAACCTTACGGATAAGGAATTGGCATTTATCAGGAATAAAGAAATAGGGTTCGTTTTTCAGGCATTTAATCTGTTACCTAGAATGACAATCTTAGAAAATGTTGAACTTCCTATGGTATACGCAGGTGTACCTAAGAAGGTTAGAAGAGAAAAAGCTTTAGCCGCTCTTGGTAAGGTTGGTCTAGGAGACAGGGTAAAACATAAACCAAATGAAATATCGGGAGGACAAAAGCAGAGAGTTGCTATAGCTAGAGCAATAGTAAATACACCTGCAGTTATAATGGCTGACGAGCCTACAGGAAATCTGGATACTCAGTCTTCTATAGAAATAATGAAAATATTCCAGGACTTAAATAACGAAGGTGCAACTGTGATAATGGTTACTCATGAACCAGATATAGCACAGCACACAAAAAGAGTAGTTAGGTTCAAGGATGGACTAATAGTTGATGACTACTTAGTGGAAAACAGAATAATTCTATAG
- a CDS encoding ABC transporter permease, with protein sequence MNIISSLLENFKMAIDSIISNKMRSFLTMLGIIIGISSVIAIISLGAGGQESITGEFEKLGSSTVNVSTDTTKASESDFITFEDIKQIKNKVDTARYVAPSVSKNGVAISDTSNKRASITGTNTDGFIIQNTEFLYGRAFNEREYTEGKNVVIIDEDSANDLFGYTDVTGKSIKIGSAKSPIKATIIGVTVSPFGSTFKNMGRNQRPGIFYVPATLLQNMYSNEFSIDKISIMASDKDALEETGNSAKNVLESRHNNRGKDIYTAQGALSQLEQINNVLGIFTTFIGAVAAISLIVGGIGVMNIMLVSVTERTREIGIRKAIGATTNKILLQFLTESVIISLIGGIIGLFLGIVGAYAIGSFANITPSLSISAIIGVIAFSSAVGIFFGIYPARKAAKLDPIEALRYE encoded by the coding sequence ATGAATATAATAAGCAGTTTACTAGAAAACTTTAAAATGGCTATCGATAGTATTATATCTAATAAAATGCGTTCTTTTCTAACAATGCTTGGTATAATAATAGGAATTAGTTCAGTAATAGCAATTATATCCTTAGGAGCTGGTGGACAGGAGTCTATAACAGGTGAGTTTGAAAAGCTTGGTTCGTCAACTGTAAATGTATCAACTGACACAACGAAAGCATCTGAGAGTGATTTTATAACTTTTGAAGATATAAAACAAATAAAAAATAAAGTTGATACAGCAAGATATGTTGCTCCAAGTGTATCTAAAAATGGAGTTGCTATTTCTGACACAAGTAATAAAAGAGCAAGTATAACTGGAACTAATACTGACGGATTTATAATACAAAACACTGAGTTCTTGTATGGAAGAGCTTTTAATGAAAGAGAATATACAGAAGGTAAAAATGTAGTTATAATTGACGAAGACTCTGCAAATGACTTGTTCGGTTATACAGACGTTACAGGAAAGAGTATTAAAATTGGGTCTGCGAAATCTCCAATAAAAGCTACTATAATAGGGGTTACTGTTTCACCTTTTGGATCTACTTTTAAAAATATGGGAAGAAATCAAAGACCAGGTATATTCTATGTACCTGCTACATTACTACAAAATATGTACTCTAATGAATTCTCTATTGATAAGATAAGCATAATGGCTTCTGATAAAGATGCTTTGGAGGAAACTGGTAATAGTGCAAAAAACGTATTAGAAAGTAGACATAATAACAGAGGAAAAGATATTTATACTGCTCAAGGAGCATTAAGTCAGCTTGAACAAATAAATAATGTTCTTGGAATATTTACTACCTTTATAGGTGCAGTTGCTGCTATATCACTTATTGTAGGCGGTATTGGAGTAATGAATATAATGTTAGTTTCAGTAACTGAAAGAACTAGGGAAATAGGTATAAGAAAAGCGATTGGTGCAACAACTAACAAGATACTTCTGCAATTTTTGACTGAGTCAGTTATAATTTCTCTTATAGGGGGAATCATAGGATTGTTTTTAGGAATAGTAGGCGCTTATGCAATAGGAAGTTTTGCAAATATTACACCTTCTTTATCAATATCTGCAATCATAGGAGTTATAGCATTCTCTTCAGCTGTTGGAATTTTCTTTGGGATATACCCTGCTAGAAAAGCTGCTAAACTCGATCCTATTGAAGCATTAAGATATGAGTAA
- a CDS encoding CDP-alcohol phosphatidyltransferase family protein — MKFVNKLTMTRLVLATIFLVFMAIKGIPYRRSIATVVFIAATMIDVFYENFINKENKSDKLVVLINSLIDKVLVTTALIYLVETSVIPSFVAVTIISVEFAIGGLVSIGNSDGLLLAKSTLEKVKTVFQMSSIIILLSKMSIDHNFHKVKEYVANSFIGVIPYMALYIALLVTVIYAVDYFFKNRQFINIDR; from the coding sequence ATGAAATTCGTAAATAAACTTACTATGACCAGATTGGTTTTAGCAACTATCTTTTTAGTATTTATGGCTATAAAGGGAATACCATATCGCAGGAGTATTGCTACAGTGGTGTTTATTGCGGCTACCATGATAGATGTATTTTATGAGAACTTTATTAATAAAGAGAATAAATCAGACAAATTAGTTGTTTTAATAAATTCATTGATTGATAAAGTTCTTGTTACGACTGCTTTGATCTATTTAGTTGAAACAAGTGTAATTCCTAGTTTTGTAGCTGTGACTATTATATCGGTAGAGTTTGCTATCGGTGGTCTTGTATCAATAGGTAATAGTGATGGTCTTTTACTTGCAAAAAGCACTTTGGAAAAAGTAAAAACTGTTTTCCAGATGAGCTCTATAATAATATTACTTTCAAAAATGAGTATTGATCATAATTTTCATAAAGTAAAAGAATATGTAGCAAATAGCTTTATTGGTGTAATACCTTACATGGCATTGTATATCGCGCTTTTAGTAACAGTTATATATGCAGTTGATTATTTCTTTAAAAATAGGCAATTTATTAATATTGATAGATAA
- a CDS encoding sensor histidine kinase yields MYIKRKLKLTYVMILITSFLLLICLSNVFIALTESNSKYDLTGKLGKGNFAFFTELVTENNKLLQKVNSEVLTNPDNFLNHDYLLQLENSSNMKYTGIVTLINDKIDYSSNFIRKDLSEDALTSFNSNSNDQFKKKIIILWKQDFTTSNKDKGSIYYIIDIDSYKKLFKQNVLIVMVLILIILMATNGIITYFVSKSIVKPLKELDKGAGEILKGNLNYKLDIDSKDEIGEVAETFEEMRLRLKESLEIQNQYEENRKELIASISHDLKTPITSIKGYIEGIKDGVADTPDKMEKYVNTILTKANYMDSLINDLFLYSKLELNKEPFKFQTVDMNIYIQDCVEEISFDLDQSKVELIADVPQKPTLIDIDVQKLKRAIMNIVENSIKYRTDNKLIINIVVKSNNDLVIVEIRDNGKGIPKEALPYIFERFYRADTSRETVIGGSGLGLAIAKKIMDEHSGKIAVSSELNKGTSIFLSFKK; encoded by the coding sequence GTGTATATAAAAAGGAAACTGAAGTTGACATATGTAATGATTCTTATTACTTCATTTTTACTTTTGATATGTTTAAGTAATGTATTTATTGCATTAACAGAAAGCAATTCTAAATATGATCTAACAGGCAAGCTCGGAAAAGGAAACTTTGCATTTTTTACTGAACTTGTAACTGAGAATAATAAATTACTACAAAAAGTAAATAGTGAAGTTTTGACTAATCCTGATAACTTTTTAAATCATGATTATCTCCTCCAACTAGAAAATAGTTCAAATATGAAATATACTGGAATAGTAACTTTAATTAACGACAAAATTGACTATTCTTCAAATTTTATACGAAAAGACTTGAGTGAAGATGCATTAACTTCTTTTAATTCAAATTCTAACGATCAGTTTAAAAAGAAGATTATAATATTATGGAAACAAGACTTTACGACAAGCAATAAAGATAAAGGTAGCATCTACTATATAATAGACATAGACAGCTACAAAAAATTATTTAAGCAAAATGTTTTAATAGTTATGGTATTAATCCTAATTATATTAATGGCTACTAACGGTATAATAACTTATTTTGTGTCCAAAAGTATTGTTAAGCCTTTAAAAGAGTTAGATAAAGGTGCAGGCGAGATTCTAAAGGGAAATTTGAATTATAAGCTAGACATTGACTCTAAAGATGAAATAGGAGAAGTTGCAGAAACTTTTGAGGAAATGAGATTGAGACTTAAAGAATCTTTAGAAATTCAAAATCAGTACGAAGAAAATCGTAAAGAACTGATTGCAAGTATATCTCATGATTTGAAAACTCCCATAACATCTATAAAGGGTTATATTGAAGGAATTAAAGACGGGGTAGCTGACACTCCAGACAAGATGGAGAAGTACGTAAATACAATTTTGACAAAAGCAAATTACATGGATAGTTTGATAAATGATTTATTCTTATATTCAAAACTAGAATTGAATAAGGAACCTTTTAAATTTCAAACTGTTGATATGAATATTTATATTCAAGATTGTGTTGAAGAAATAAGTTTTGATCTTGATCAATCGAAAGTTGAATTGATAGCGGATGTTCCACAAAAACCTACTTTGATTGATATAGATGTACAAAAATTAAAAAGAGCTATTATGAATATAGTAGAAAACTCTATAAAGTACAGAACTGACAATAAGCTTATAATAAATATAGTTGTTAAGTCAAATAATGATTTGGTGATTGTTGAAATACGAGATAATGGAAAAGGAATTCCAAAGGAAGCATTACCTTATATTTTTGAAAGATTTTATAGAGCAGACACTTCTAGAGAAACAGTTATTGGTGGAAGTGGTCTAGGTCTTGCAATAGCAAAAAAAATTATGGATGAACATAGTGGGAAAATAGCAGTAAGTAGTGAATTGAACAAGGGAACATCTATATTTCTTAGTTTTAAAAAATAA
- a CDS encoding response regulator transcription factor: MQKVLIIEDDVSIADLEMDYLQINGFEVDIENNGDNGLAKALNEDYNLIILDLMLPGIGGFEICKKIRAEKEIPIIIVSAKKEDVDKMRGLGLGADDYMTKPFSPNEMVARVKAHISRYERLKSGNSIINKEIIEVRGISVDKTARKVYVNGKEIEFTSKEYELLILLLNNPNRVFSKEELYERIWGLDPVGGIATVTVHVRRLREKIEFDPSNPEYIETIWGIGYRFTL, translated from the coding sequence ATGCAAAAAGTATTGATAATTGAAGATGATGTTAGTATTGCTGATCTTGAAATGGATTATTTGCAAATCAATGGCTTTGAGGTTGATATTGAAAATAATGGGGATAACGGATTAGCAAAGGCTTTAAATGAAGACTATAATTTAATAATTTTAGATCTCATGCTTCCTGGTATAGGAGGATTTGAAATATGTAAAAAGATTCGTGCAGAAAAAGAAATTCCTATAATCATTGTATCTGCTAAGAAGGAAGATGTTGATAAAATGAGAGGATTAGGGCTTGGTGCTGATGATTATATGACAAAGCCATTTAGTCCTAATGAAATGGTTGCTAGAGTTAAGGCTCATATCTCAAGATACGAAAGATTAAAAAGCGGTAATAGTATAATAAACAAAGAAATAATAGAAGTTAGAGGAATCTCTGTAGATAAAACAGCTAGGAAGGTATATGTTAATGGTAAAGAAATAGAGTTTACATCAAAAGAATATGAACTTCTAATTTTACTTTTAAATAATCCAAATAGAGTTTTTTCAAAAGAAGAATTATATGAAAGAATCTGGGGCTTAGATCCTGTTGGTGGTATAGCAACAGTAACAGTTCATGTAAGAAGATTAAGAGAAAAAATAGAGTTTGATCCATCAAATCCCGAGTATATTGAAACTATATGGGGGATTGGATATAGATTTACTCTATAG
- a CDS encoding bacteriohemerythrin: MFLWSSKYETGSSFIDDNHKKLFEIGYDVLAFMQSERNEVNTSYFKNVLKDFMTYAKFNFSIEEDYMSEIEYTGFVSHKQEHYFFIKRLCYYDFDEIITNKESLQKLFEFIYSWLDQHIISEDLKLFKKQL; this comes from the coding sequence ATGTTTCTATGGTCTTCAAAATATGAAACAGGATCAAGTTTTATAGACGATAATCATAAAAAATTGTTTGAAATCGGATATGATGTATTAGCATTCATGCAATCAGAAAGAAATGAAGTTAATACAAGTTATTTTAAAAATGTGCTTAAAGATTTTATGACATATGCAAAATTTAATTTTTCTATTGAGGAAGATTATATGTCGGAGATTGAGTATACAGGATTCGTGAGCCACAAACAAGAGCATTATTTTTTTATTAAAAGATTATGTTATTATGATTTTGATGAAATTATTACAAATAAGGAAAGCTTACAAAAGTTGTTTGAATTTATATATTCATGGTTAGATCAACACATAATTTCAGAAGATCTAAAGCTTTTTAAAAAACAACTTTAA